A single window of Methanomassiliicoccales archaeon DNA harbors:
- the ubiA gene encoding UbiA family prenyltransferase, protein MNPYVQLFRIGNCIIGVVGLILGAFIAEGPQFVDHATELVLASVVVFTFIVGGNSLNDYTDREVDKKAHPDRPIPSGRISPRTALTISAIMFTISFIFSLPLDWMSILIVSSAIGVMILYETWSKRAGLAGNLSISWLTGALFLLGGSVVGSPEKTVIFASMAFLATLGREIVKDIEDVEADFDRRTLPKRIGKKWAGALGSLAFLLAVALSFEPFISGYLSTGYLTIVVMADAIFIYCSIVHFQNPTKGQMWAKYGMLVALIAFLIGKLHVILSEGFA, encoded by the coding sequence GTGAATCCATACGTCCAGCTATTCCGCATCGGAAATTGCATCATAGGGGTCGTAGGACTCATTCTTGGGGCCTTCATAGCTGAGGGGCCCCAGTTCGTTGATCACGCTACGGAACTGGTACTGGCATCGGTAGTGGTTTTCACATTTATAGTTGGAGGAAACTCTCTAAACGACTATACGGATAGAGAGGTTGACAAGAAAGCGCATCCCGATCGCCCGATTCCCTCTGGCCGGATCTCTCCCCGAACCGCGCTGACGATTTCCGCTATCATGTTCACGATATCGTTCATATTCTCTCTTCCGCTGGACTGGATGTCCATATTGATTGTGTCATCAGCCATTGGGGTCATGATCCTGTACGAAACTTGGAGTAAGCGGGCGGGTCTTGCGGGGAATCTATCAATATCGTGGCTGACTGGCGCCCTCTTCTTGTTAGGAGGATCGGTCGTCGGAAGCCCTGAAAAGACCGTGATATTCGCCTCAATGGCCTTTCTAGCCACGCTGGGAAGGGAGATCGTCAAAGACATTGAGGATGTGGAAGCGGATTTCGACAGACGGACCCTACCCAAGCGGATCGGCAAGAAGTGGGCAGGGGCATTGGGCAGCCTGGCTTTCCTATTGGCGGTTGCCCTCAGCTTCGAACCTTTTATCTCGGGATATCTGAGCACTGGATATCTCACAATAGTTGTAATGGCAGATGCAATCTTTATATACTGCTCCATAGTTCATTTCCAGAACCCAACCAAGGGGCAAATGTGGGCTAAGTATGGAATGCTTGTCGCCCTAATTGCATTCCTCATCGGTAAGCTACACGTGATCTTAAGCGAGGGATTCGCATGA
- a CDS encoding geranylgeranylglyceryl/heptaprenylglyceryl phosphate synthase, producing the protein MRVKEYIMDRMAKGALHMTLIDPASQPPERSGEIARIAEDVGTDAIMVGGSTGVTQENLDKTILAIKKKVSIPVIYFPSGAHAISPYADAIYFMSILNSRNVRNVIREQVVGAPIVKKLGLEPISMGYLIIEPGMKVGEVGDAELIQRNDIESAVAYGLATQYLGMDLVYLEAGSGAPEPVPLEMIAALKAQLSIPLVVGGGIRHHTTASAVKKAGANIVVTGTVVENGEFRKSLEKIVKAVKT; encoded by the coding sequence ATGAGAGTCAAGGAATACATCATGGACAGGATGGCCAAGGGTGCTCTGCATATGACGCTCATTGACCCCGCAAGCCAGCCACCAGAGAGATCAGGAGAAATCGCTAGAATTGCTGAGGACGTGGGAACCGATGCCATCATGGTTGGGGGATCCACTGGTGTGACTCAAGAAAACCTGGACAAGACCATTTTGGCCATCAAGAAAAAAGTCTCCATACCTGTCATTTACTTCCCTTCGGGAGCACACGCTATCTCACCTTACGCAGATGCGATTTACTTCATGAGCATACTCAACAGTCGCAATGTCAGGAACGTGATAAGGGAGCAGGTGGTCGGCGCACCAATTGTCAAGAAACTTGGACTGGAACCGATCTCCATGGGTTACCTGATCATAGAACCAGGCATGAAAGTGGGTGAAGTTGGAGATGCAGAGCTCATTCAAAGGAATGATATCGAGTCAGCGGTCGCCTATGGGCTTGCGACGCAATACCTGGGAATGGACCTGGTCTATCTGGAGGCGGGAAGCGGAGCTCCGGAGCCAGTCCCATTGGAGATGATTGCTGCATTGAAGGCTCAATTGTCAATCCCCTTGGTGGTCGGCGGAGGAATACGGCATCACACCACCGCTTCTGCGGTGAAGAAGGCTGGTGCGAATATTGTTGTCACAGGAACAGTCGTGGAGAACGGGGAGTTCAGGAAGTCCTTGGAGAAGATAGTGAAAGCTGTGAAGACCTGA
- the pdxT gene encoding pyridoxal 5'-phosphate synthase glutaminase subunit PdxT, with translation MKAGVISVQGAFPEHVDALNRAFSALGLVGEAITVRKREDLNGVECIVLPGGESTTISKLLKRFELFHELVEMGESGVPIMGTCAGCVLLSRKGDELVEKTGTQLLGLMDMSITRNAFGRQRESFEAMLEVKGLNSPFPAVFIRAPAIESVWGCCEPYSFYNGKIVMSRQENLLALSFHPELCADTRIHEMLVKMI, from the coding sequence ATGAAGGCAGGAGTCATCTCCGTCCAGGGAGCTTTCCCGGAGCATGTCGATGCTTTAAACCGAGCCTTCAGCGCTCTCGGTTTGGTAGGCGAAGCCATAACCGTTCGAAAGAGAGAGGACCTGAATGGTGTGGAATGCATCGTCCTCCCTGGGGGAGAGAGCACAACAATATCTAAGTTGCTTAAGCGCTTTGAACTCTTCCACGAACTGGTGGAGATGGGTGAATCCGGTGTGCCAATAATGGGCACATGTGCTGGGTGCGTCCTTCTCTCGAGGAAAGGAGATGAACTGGTGGAAAAGACCGGTACACAGCTTCTTGGCCTGATGGATATGTCGATCACAAGGAACGCCTTCGGTCGGCAGAGAGAGTCGTTCGAGGCCATGCTGGAGGTTAAGGGGCTGAACAGCCCCTTCCCAGCTGTCTTCATAAGGGCTCCAGCAATCGAGAGTGTATGGGGTTGCTGTGAACCATATTCTTTCTACAACGGAAAAATTGTCATGTCCCGGCAAGAAAATCTTCTAGCGCTATCTTTTCATCCTGAACTCTGTGCGGACACCAGGATCCACGAGATGCTGGTGAAGATGATATGA
- a CDS encoding phenylacetate--CoA ligase: MQPIKKLKIAVARRKLDSRKIGESENPLEAWIHQQVIKEFNSSSEFRNVLGKKKLDKVTRDDLEQYQLYRLRKQLEYVRENSLHYGRTLKEAAIDPQEIRTFEDLKKIPMTEPKDLAEQPFYFLCIPQGKVARPFTTTGTTGQRKRIFFSRDDLLRIIDAISAALKTFGMTERDTLQIMFPTIASWDPGYMLDSACKIAGFKSVIASMVDVDEQMSTMRENGTTMLIGLTSFIYRITMLAKDNHDLRSLGIKSIILSAEPLPEGMRREIEHAWGCKALSQYGMTEMGLANAIECVVQDGLHVNEADLLFEIVDPETGDHCAPREEGELLFTSLNAQATPLIRYRTYDISCFIPPSCECGFETIAKIGKVQGRRDMQTKIGFGEKVYPLLFDEAILSVSGVVGYQTIIEKADFRDRLTFRIEFLGDLEEGKRSIEEAILALDEIQSGLENDLLEAPVVEMIEPGSEEYVPKSQLIVDKREIYD, translated from the coding sequence TTGCAACCTATCAAGAAGCTCAAGATTGCGGTAGCGAGGAGAAAACTCGATTCCCGCAAGATCGGCGAATCAGAGAACCCACTTGAAGCCTGGATACATCAGCAGGTTATCAAGGAGTTCAATTCCTCCTCTGAGTTCCGCAATGTTCTGGGCAAGAAGAAGCTGGACAAAGTTACCCGGGATGATTTGGAGCAGTACCAGCTCTACAGGTTGAGAAAGCAATTGGAGTATGTGAGGGAGAACAGTCTTCACTATGGTCGTACGCTCAAGGAGGCCGCCATCGATCCCCAGGAGATCAGGACCTTCGAGGACCTGAAGAAGATACCAATGACGGAGCCCAAGGATCTTGCCGAACAGCCATTTTACTTTCTATGCATACCCCAGGGGAAGGTAGCCAGGCCTTTCACAACGACAGGGACCACCGGCCAGAGGAAGAGAATTTTCTTCTCCAGGGACGATCTGCTGAGGATAATAGATGCCATCTCTGCTGCTCTCAAGACCTTCGGGATGACCGAGAGGGATACTCTCCAGATCATGTTCCCGACCATCGCATCATGGGATCCAGGATACATGCTGGACTCCGCATGTAAGATCGCAGGCTTCAAATCAGTAATAGCAAGCATGGTCGATGTCGACGAGCAAATGAGTACGATGAGGGAGAACGGTACGACCATGCTGATCGGCCTTACTTCCTTCATCTATAGAATTACCATGCTAGCAAAGGATAATCATGACCTTCGTTCCCTGGGTATCAAATCCATCATACTATCGGCAGAGCCTCTACCCGAGGGCATGAGGCGGGAGATCGAACATGCCTGGGGATGCAAGGCGCTGAGCCAGTATGGAATGACTGAGATGGGTTTAGCGAACGCAATTGAATGCGTCGTCCAAGACGGTCTTCACGTGAACGAGGCCGATCTCCTCTTCGAGATTGTGGATCCAGAAACAGGAGATCATTGTGCTCCTCGAGAGGAGGGCGAACTGCTCTTCACCAGCCTCAATGCTCAAGCCACTCCCCTCATACGCTACAGGACCTATGACATCTCCTGTTTCATTCCACCATCATGCGAGTGCGGTTTCGAGACCATCGCCAAGATTGGAAAGGTCCAGGGCAGGAGGGACATGCAGACCAAGATCGGATTCGGGGAGAAGGTATATCCACTGCTCTTCGACGAGGCCATTCTCAGCGTCTCTGGTGTGGTGGGATACCAGACAATAATAGAGAAGGCCGATTTCCGAGACAGGCTGACATTCAGGATTGAGTTCTTGGGTGACCTAGAGGAAGGAAAGCGTTCGATTGAGGAGGCCATCTTGGCCTTGGATGAGATCCAATCTGGATTGGAGAATGATCTCCTTGAAGCGCCTGTGGTGGAGATGATCGAGCCTGGTAGCGAGGAGTATGTGCCCAAATCACAGCTGATCGTGGACAAGCGCGAAATCTACGATTGA
- a CDS encoding DUF169 domain-containing protein, whose product MAETDWKEVSNMLRDAVRMAAWPVGIKMLPDAKSLHDFPNIKLLQKTAPCQMAARARYYREDGIVAASSRAIKCVWGGACLALIDTPERLKDGLLYLPYADTMQAAQELHRSIGMMGDEGKKYGSMLMAPLDLMPVDPDAIVMYITPAQALRFIVAYLYETGKAIEQKITGQVSLCTSIAKVLNGSEFCVDIPCIGDRAYGVLQEQELVLTISPQIVDQLKIGLLGTKMLGSYPFKPFLNWSVILRPDMETMEFDF is encoded by the coding sequence ATGGCAGAAACGGATTGGAAGGAGGTCTCCAACATGTTGAGGGACGCGGTGAGGATGGCAGCATGGCCCGTTGGAATAAAGATGCTCCCCGATGCGAAATCCCTGCATGATTTTCCCAATATCAAACTGCTCCAAAAGACTGCCCCCTGCCAGATGGCAGCCAGAGCCAGATATTATAGGGAGGATGGCATAGTTGCCGCTTCATCCAGAGCTATAAAATGTGTCTGGGGAGGTGCCTGCCTTGCACTCATCGATACACCAGAAAGGCTGAAGGATGGCCTACTATACCTCCCTTATGCCGATACCATGCAGGCTGCTCAGGAGCTTCATCGATCCATAGGCATGATGGGCGATGAGGGCAAGAAATACGGAAGCATGCTCATGGCTCCATTGGATCTCATGCCAGTCGATCCTGATGCCATAGTGATGTATATCACACCGGCACAGGCACTTCGTTTCATTGTGGCCTATCTCTACGAGACCGGGAAGGCGATAGAGCAGAAGATTACTGGGCAGGTTTCACTTTGCACCTCCATTGCGAAGGTCCTCAATGGATCAGAATTCTGTGTTGATATCCCTTGCATAGGAGACAGAGCCTACGGCGTCCTGCAGGAACAGGAGCTCGTCTTGACCATCTCTCCTCAGATAGTAGATCAATTGAAGATAGGCTTACTTGGCACCAAAATGTTAGGATCATATCCATTCAAGCCGTTTCTCAATTGGTCAGTAATACTGAGGCCAGATATGGAGACCATGGAGTTTGATTTCTAG